One Nodosilinea sp. FACHB-141 DNA segment encodes these proteins:
- a CDS encoding histidine triad nucleotide-binding protein, with product MSGDTIFGKIIRKEIPANIVYEDDLCLAFTDITPQAPTHILVIPKKPIPKLSDATSEDKELLGHLLLTIKQVADQAGLTENGYRVVINTGDDGGQTVFHLHLHLLGGRSLDWPPG from the coding sequence ATGAGTGGCGACACTATCTTTGGCAAAATCATCCGCAAAGAGATTCCGGCCAATATTGTCTATGAGGATGATCTCTGCCTAGCCTTTACTGACATCACGCCCCAAGCTCCTACCCACATTTTGGTCATCCCCAAAAAGCCCATCCCCAAGTTGTCGGATGCAACCTCTGAGGATAAAGAACTGTTGGGACATTTATTGCTAACCATTAAGCAGGTGGCCGACCAAGCAGGTTTGACTGAGAACGGCTATCGGGTGGTGATCAACACCGGCGACGACGGCGGACAAACTGTTTTCCATTTGCACTTGCACCTGCTTGGCGGACGTAGCTTAGATTGGCCACCGGGCTAA
- a CDS encoding FAD-dependent oxidoreductase translates to MTRTGRHVSYWIDSTLPSTYPALSQDVTVDVAIVGAGLAGVMTAKLLKQAGKTVALIEADRIGQGTSGHTTAKVSALQQLIYADLIDQHGSEKARLYAESNQAAIAHLSELIAAENIDCDFERKANYTFATDQAGLEQIKDELEAAQSVGLSATFIESVDLPLSVTGAIMLPDQAQFHPRKFMLAIAATLPGNGSHVFEQTRVDTVKDDGPGRVSTQNGPTVIAQDVVVATNPSILDIGLFFAKSYPQRSYLVGGHIDASRAPQGMYIGVGEGYRSIRTTPTDDGGLLLLVGGEGHKVGQDDATDERYQRLEDFLRNHFGVEPAYRWSSQDYKSFDKLPYIGKLTLAHQHTYVATGFSLWGMTKSVLAGIVLADSILGHRHPWADLYDATRPTPLVTKTSVQQNLDVGSHWMGDRFKGLFDSTDSVNHGEGKLVTHKGAKVAAYRDDNDQLHTVSAVCPHLGCIVAWNQAEKSWDCPCHGSRFSYDGKILHSPTVKPLAQKVCN, encoded by the coding sequence ATGACTCGCACCGGCAGGCATGTTTCTTACTGGATTGATTCGACATTGCCTTCTACCTACCCAGCCCTGAGTCAGGATGTGACGGTAGATGTGGCGATAGTGGGTGCTGGGCTAGCGGGGGTGATGACTGCCAAGCTGCTTAAGCAAGCCGGAAAGACCGTGGCATTGATTGAGGCCGATCGCATTGGACAAGGCACCTCGGGCCACACCACCGCTAAAGTATCTGCCCTACAACAGCTGATCTATGCAGATTTAATTGACCAGCACGGCAGCGAGAAAGCACGGCTCTACGCAGAGTCGAACCAGGCTGCGATCGCCCACCTATCCGAGTTAATCGCCGCCGAAAACATTGACTGCGACTTTGAACGCAAAGCCAACTACACCTTCGCTACCGATCAGGCTGGGCTCGAACAGATCAAAGATGAATTAGAAGCGGCCCAGAGCGTGGGTCTCTCCGCTACCTTTATCGAGAGCGTAGACCTGCCTCTGTCGGTCACAGGAGCGATCATGCTGCCCGATCAGGCGCAGTTTCATCCGCGCAAGTTTATGTTGGCGATCGCAGCTACCCTACCCGGTAACGGCAGCCACGTCTTTGAGCAAACCCGAGTAGACACCGTTAAAGACGATGGCCCTGGCCGAGTGAGCACCCAAAATGGGCCTACGGTCATCGCTCAAGACGTGGTGGTTGCCACCAACCCGTCCATTCTGGATATTGGGCTTTTCTTTGCCAAGAGCTATCCCCAGCGGTCTTATCTGGTTGGGGGGCACATCGACGCCAGCCGCGCTCCCCAGGGCATGTACATTGGTGTCGGCGAAGGCTACCGCTCTATTCGCACTACCCCTACCGACGATGGCGGGCTACTGCTGCTGGTCGGCGGTGAGGGCCATAAAGTCGGTCAAGACGACGCCACCGACGAACGTTACCAGCGTTTAGAAGACTTTCTGCGCAACCACTTTGGGGTCGAACCCGCCTATCGCTGGTCGAGCCAAGACTATAAATCCTTCGACAAGCTGCCCTACATCGGCAAGCTCACCTTGGCCCACCAGCATACCTACGTCGCCACCGGGTTTAGCCTCTGGGGCATGACCAAGTCAGTGCTCGCAGGTATAGTGCTAGCGGACAGCATTTTGGGCCATAGACACCCCTGGGCAGACCTATACGACGCTACTCGCCCGACGCCCTTGGTCACCAAGACCTCAGTTCAGCAAAATTTGGATGTCGGGTCGCACTGGATGGGCGATCGCTTCAAAGGCCTGTTTGATTCCACTGATAGCGTCAACCATGGAGAAGGCAAACTTGTCACCCACAAAGGAGCCAAAGTCGCCGCCTACCGAGATGACAACGATCAGCTGCACACCGTTTCTGCTGTGTGCCCCCACCTGGGCTGCATCGTCGCATGGAATCAGGCCGAGAAAAGCTGGGATTGCCCCTGCCACGGCTCCCGCTTTAGCTACGACGGTAAGATTCTCCACAGCCCCACTGTCAAACCGCTAGCGCAGAAAGTTTGTAATTAA
- a CDS encoding MarR family winged helix-turn-helix transcriptional regulator, which yields MASASPAKAAQEPFIAVIRELARAYQAFSAYSDAHVRQFDLTPAQFDVIATLGNTQGMTMGDIGEKTLITKGTLTGVVDRLVQKQLVQRSTPADNRRSVIVQLTPEGNQVFEDVFPAHIAHLKERFDHLDAANLEQLRVLLGQLRQAF from the coding sequence ATGGCCTCTGCTTCACCTGCTAAAGCTGCACAAGAGCCATTTATTGCAGTGATACGGGAGCTGGCACGGGCCTACCAGGCCTTTTCGGCCTACTCTGACGCCCATGTGCGGCAGTTTGATCTGACCCCCGCCCAGTTTGATGTCATCGCCACCCTAGGTAACACCCAGGGCATGACCATGGGTGACATTGGTGAAAAAACGCTGATCACCAAGGGCACTCTGACCGGGGTAGTCGATCGCTTAGTGCAGAAGCAGCTAGTGCAGCGATCGACTCCCGCAGATAATCGACGCAGCGTCATTGTGCAGCTGACGCCTGAGGGAAACCAGGTCTTTGAGGACGTGTTTCCAGCCCATATTGCTCACCTCAAAGAGCGCTTTGACCATCTAGATGCGGCCAATCTGGAGCAGTTGCGGGTGCTACTAGGGCAGCTGCGGCAAGCGTTTTAG
- a CDS encoding carotenoid oxygenase family protein, translating into MTATQPRPTAATFSLEDWGGGYRSQPHEYSYWIDDIEGTIPADLEGTLFRNGPGLLEVNGHRVKHPFDGDGMISSIAMQNGRAYFRNRFVRTEGYVAEQQAQKPLYRGVFGTQKPGGPLANAFDLKLKNIANTNIVYWADKLLALWEAAEPYRLDPSTLDTLGLDYLNGLIAPGGSFTAHPKVDPGHHGDQRLVGFSVKTGLSSTITLYELDTEGNALSQYSHSIPGFAFIHDFAITPNYAIFFQNPVSFGPVPFLLGFKGAAECISFNPKQPTKILLVPRNGDPMQVIETDPCFVFHHANAFEQDGQVIIDSVCYENFPSLDGSDYLEVDFDHVPAGQLWRFTVDIAAGTTQVDTLVSRCVEFPTLHPDVLGRPYRHLFIGTAHGSEGNAPLQALLKLDTHTGETQLWSAAPRGFMGEPLFVPRPQSQEEDDGWVLVLMYNADRGCSDLVILDGRDITADPVARLKLPHHVPYGLHGNFVPQYFGPDRSLEEAQG; encoded by the coding sequence ATGACTGCGACCCAACCCCGTCCCACCGCCGCCACCTTCTCCCTCGAAGACTGGGGCGGTGGTTATCGCTCCCAACCCCATGAATACAGCTACTGGATTGACGATATTGAGGGCACCATCCCTGCCGATCTAGAGGGCACTCTGTTTCGCAACGGCCCTGGCCTGCTCGAGGTCAACGGCCACCGCGTCAAGCACCCCTTCGACGGCGACGGCATGATCAGCAGCATTGCCATGCAGAATGGACGGGCCTACTTTCGCAACCGCTTTGTACGTACAGAAGGCTATGTAGCCGAGCAGCAGGCCCAGAAACCGCTTTACAGAGGCGTCTTTGGCACCCAGAAGCCCGGCGGTCCCTTGGCCAATGCCTTTGACCTGAAGCTCAAAAACATCGCCAACACCAACATTGTCTACTGGGCCGACAAGCTGCTGGCCCTGTGGGAAGCCGCCGAACCCTATAGATTAGATCCCTCCACCCTCGACACCCTGGGGTTGGACTATCTAAATGGCCTGATTGCCCCCGGTGGTTCCTTCACGGCCCATCCTAAAGTTGACCCTGGCCACCACGGTGACCAGCGGCTGGTGGGTTTCTCGGTTAAAACTGGCCTCTCCAGCACCATTACTCTTTACGAACTCGATACTGAGGGCAATGCCCTTAGTCAGTACAGCCACAGCATTCCTGGCTTCGCCTTCATCCACGATTTTGCCATTACCCCCAACTATGCCATCTTCTTCCAAAACCCGGTGAGCTTTGGGCCAGTGCCCTTCTTGCTCGGGTTCAAAGGGGCGGCAGAATGCATTAGCTTCAACCCCAAGCAGCCCACCAAGATTCTGCTGGTGCCCCGCAATGGCGACCCCATGCAGGTGATTGAGACTGACCCCTGCTTCGTGTTTCACCACGCCAACGCCTTTGAACAAGACGGCCAGGTGATTATCGACTCCGTTTGCTACGAAAATTTCCCGTCCCTAGACGGCAGCGACTACCTTGAGGTTGACTTTGACCATGTTCCGGCTGGGCAGCTCTGGCGCTTTACGGTGGATATAGCGGCAGGTACCACCCAGGTCGATACGCTGGTTTCTCGCTGTGTGGAATTTCCCACCCTGCACCCCGACGTTCTGGGTCGACCCTACCGACATCTATTTATAGGGACAGCCCATGGGTCTGAGGGCAACGCGCCGCTGCAAGCCCTGCTCAAGCTCGACACCCACACGGGTGAAACTCAGCTATGGAGCGCTGCCCCACGCGGGTTTATGGGCGAGCCGCTGTTTGTGCCCCGTCCGCAGAGTCAAGAGGAGGATGATGGCTGGGTGCTGGTGCTGATGTATAACGCCGATCGCGGCTGCTCTGACCTGGTGATTTTAGATGGGCGCGACATTACCGCTGACCCTGTGGCCCGGCTCAAGCTGCCCCATCATGTGCCCTACGGCCTGCATGGCAACTTTGTGCCTCAATACTTTGGCCCAGACCGCAGCTTAGAGGAAGCTCAAGGTTAG
- a CDS encoding folate/biopterin family MFS transporter translates to MTASSPTSSGIKGFVEQRLLLGQPLTSELAAILLVYFVQGILGLARLAVSFFLKDDLGLTPAEVAALSGIATLPWTIKPVFGLLSDGLPIFGYRRRPYLILSGLLGAGAWLALATVVQTGWAAIAAITLSSLSVAVSDVIVDSLVVERARGESLGNAGTLQSLAWGTSAVGGVLTAYLGGALLQHISTRAVFGITATFPLIVSLVAVLIIEDPVDSPSWAVVGNQVKQLWQAVRQRAIWMPALFLFLWQATPTADAAFFFFTTNDLGFQPEFLGRVRLVTSLAALLGIWVFQRFLRTVPFRTIFAWSTVLSSLLGMSMLLLVTHANRNLGIGDEWFSLGDSLVLTVMGEIAFMPVLVLSARLCPPGVEATLFALLMSVVNLAGLLSHELGAVLTHWLSVTETNFDNLWELVLITNLTTLLPLPLLFLLPNTSSQGVSDRSEEHAESLPPADTPMGSTSLFSTHVTEHPVTVGDRE, encoded by the coding sequence ATGACGGCTTCTTCCCCCACTTCTAGCGGCATCAAAGGTTTTGTGGAGCAGCGCCTTCTGCTTGGCCAGCCCCTAACCTCAGAACTGGCCGCCATTTTGCTGGTGTACTTCGTACAGGGCATCTTGGGCCTAGCGCGGCTAGCGGTGAGCTTTTTTCTCAAAGATGACCTAGGCCTCACCCCTGCCGAGGTAGCTGCCCTCAGCGGTATCGCCACCTTGCCTTGGACGATCAAGCCCGTGTTTGGCCTGCTGTCGGATGGACTACCGATTTTTGGTTACCGACGGCGGCCCTACCTCATCCTTTCTGGGCTGTTGGGTGCGGGAGCTTGGCTAGCGCTGGCGACGGTGGTGCAGACGGGATGGGCTGCGATCGCAGCCATCACCCTCAGCTCCCTCTCCGTTGCCGTTAGCGACGTAATTGTGGATTCCCTTGTGGTAGAACGGGCCCGGGGCGAATCCCTCGGCAACGCCGGCACGCTGCAATCCCTTGCCTGGGGCACCTCGGCGGTAGGGGGAGTTCTCACCGCTTACCTGGGCGGCGCGCTGCTTCAGCACATCAGCACCCGCGCCGTCTTTGGCATCACCGCCACCTTTCCGCTGATTGTGTCATTGGTGGCGGTGCTCATCATTGAGGATCCGGTAGATTCTCCCAGCTGGGCGGTGGTGGGCAACCAGGTCAAACAGCTCTGGCAGGCCGTTCGCCAGCGGGCGATCTGGATGCCCGCACTGTTCTTATTCCTGTGGCAGGCCACCCCCACTGCCGACGCCGCCTTCTTTTTCTTCACGACTAACGATTTAGGCTTTCAGCCCGAGTTTTTGGGCCGGGTGCGGTTGGTTACCAGTCTGGCCGCCCTCCTTGGCATCTGGGTCTTTCAGCGGTTTTTGCGCACAGTGCCCTTTCGCACCATTTTTGCCTGGTCTACAGTGCTCTCTAGCCTGCTCGGCATGAGCATGCTGCTGCTGGTCACCCACGCCAACCGCAACCTGGGCATTGGCGATGAGTGGTTTAGCCTCGGCGACAGTTTAGTGCTCACCGTGATGGGCGAAATTGCCTTCATGCCGGTGTTAGTGCTCTCGGCGCGGCTCTGCCCCCCCGGCGTAGAGGCCACCCTGTTTGCGCTGCTGATGTCGGTGGTCAACCTAGCTGGGCTACTCTCCCACGAGCTGGGCGCGGTGCTGACCCACTGGCTTAGCGTCACCGAGACCAACTTCGACAACCTGTGGGAACTGGTGCTGATCACCAATCTCACCACGTTGCTGCCCCTGCCCCTGCTGTTTTTGCTGCCCAACACCTCTTCTCAGGGAGTGAGCGATCGCAGTGAAGAACATGCCGAAAGTCTCCCCCCGGCAGATACGCCCATGGGTTCAACAAGTTTATTCTCAACCCATGTAACTGAACACCCAGTAACCGTGGGCGATCGAGAGTGA
- the hydA gene encoding dihydropyrimidinase — translation MTSVLIQGGRIVTAVDDYQGDILIQDGRIEAIGRQLSVENAECHNAAGLLVLPGGIDAHVHMETPMGNDVYTCDTFETGTRSAAFGGTTTIIDFAQQFHNDSPKAALDRRLAAAEPQCCVDYAFHVILTDINPGSLAELPDLINQDGVSSFKLYMAYPGVLMVDDADIFRTMRRTGDHGGMVNLHAENGVVIQALIEEALEQGNTSPKYHQLTRPSLMEGEAAHRVIRIAELAEVPVYIVHLSAKEALEAVVEARDRGIHAFAETCPHYLFLDESEYDAPGFEAAKYVMTPPLRNHDCQHALWRGLQFDDLQLVATDHCPFCMNENPLGILKSKQFGRDNFNRIPNGAPGVELRLTLLYDGGVRAGRINLNRFVQLTATAPAKMFGLFPQKGTIAVGSDADLVLFDPNETHTLSASTHHSLVDYSLFEGREVTGKVKKVFLRGQCIVDGNEWLGRSGMGQYLPRSASGRVL, via the coding sequence ATGACATCGGTATTGATTCAGGGTGGTCGCATTGTCACAGCGGTAGACGACTACCAGGGTGACATCCTCATTCAAGATGGCCGCATTGAGGCCATTGGCCGCCAGCTCTCAGTAGAGAATGCTGAATGTCACAATGCCGCCGGTTTGCTAGTCCTACCCGGCGGCATTGACGCCCATGTGCACATGGAAACCCCCATGGGTAACGATGTCTACACCTGCGACACCTTTGAAACGGGGACGCGATCGGCTGCCTTTGGTGGCACCACCACCATCATCGACTTCGCTCAGCAGTTCCATAACGACAGCCCCAAGGCGGCTTTAGATAGACGCTTGGCGGCAGCCGAACCCCAGTGCTGCGTTGACTACGCCTTTCACGTTATTCTCACCGACATCAACCCTGGCTCTTTAGCAGAGCTCCCCGACCTGATCAACCAGGATGGGGTGTCTAGCTTCAAGCTCTACATGGCCTACCCCGGCGTGCTGATGGTTGACGACGCCGATATCTTTAGAACCATGCGCCGCACGGGCGATCACGGCGGCATGGTCAACCTCCATGCTGAGAATGGGGTGGTGATTCAAGCGCTGATTGAAGAGGCGCTAGAGCAGGGCAACACTTCGCCCAAATACCATCAGCTCACCCGCCCCAGCCTAATGGAAGGGGAAGCCGCCCACCGGGTGATTCGCATTGCAGAGCTGGCGGAGGTGCCGGTGTATATTGTGCACCTGTCGGCAAAGGAAGCCTTGGAGGCAGTAGTGGAAGCGCGCGATCGCGGCATTCATGCCTTTGCCGAAACCTGTCCTCACTACCTCTTTCTCGATGAGTCGGAGTACGACGCTCCCGGCTTTGAGGCGGCAAAATACGTGATGACTCCACCCTTAAGGAATCACGACTGCCAACATGCCCTGTGGCGGGGGCTCCAATTCGATGACCTTCAGCTGGTGGCCACCGACCACTGCCCTTTCTGCATGAACGAGAACCCCCTCGGGATTCTCAAGTCAAAGCAGTTCGGTCGGGATAATTTCAACCGCATCCCCAACGGTGCCCCTGGGGTAGAACTGCGCCTGACACTACTCTACGACGGTGGAGTCAGAGCCGGACGCATCAACCTCAACCGCTTTGTGCAGCTCACCGCCACCGCCCCGGCCAAAATGTTTGGCCTATTTCCCCAGAAGGGCACGATCGCCGTCGGCAGCGACGCCGACTTGGTGCTGTTTGACCCCAACGAAACCCACACCCTCAGCGCCAGCACCCACCACTCCCTGGTAGATTACTCGCTGTTTGAGGGACGCGAAGTGACGGGCAAAGTCAAAAAGGTCTTTCTGCGCGGCCAGTGCATTGTCGATGGGAATGAGTGGCTGGGGCGATCGGGCATGGGTCAATACCTTCCCCGCAGCGCATCAGGGAGAGTGCTTTAA
- a CDS encoding DUF4278 domain-containing protein — protein sequence MKLTYRGHSYDAPSQPAPKVGETIDTGNYRGAPVAFEALAELPAQPAADLTWRGVSHRTGIAAPVAAIAPVVIAAELPAVAASLVAPAVESEATPVNISDLARNLFIRRHQRSRRREQGMMVRLAAEVGISVEDAAHYESHIQGKMPHDFSGYDRGSAAMS from the coding sequence ATGAAACTCACCTATCGCGGCCACAGCTACGACGCTCCATCTCAGCCCGCGCCCAAAGTGGGCGAAACCATCGACACCGGCAACTATCGAGGTGCTCCAGTGGCATTTGAGGCTTTGGCCGAACTGCCTGCTCAGCCCGCTGCCGATTTGACCTGGCGTGGTGTATCCCATCGCACGGGTATTGCTGCTCCGGTGGCAGCGATTGCCCCGGTGGTCATAGCCGCAGAGCTGCCAGCGGTTGCCGCTAGCCTCGTTGCCCCTGCGGTGGAATCTGAAGCCACGCCTGTTAATATCTCTGATCTAGCCCGTAACCTGTTTATTCGCCGTCACCAGCGCAGCCGTCGCCGCGAACAGGGGATGATGGTGCGCCTAGCGGCCGAGGTCGGCATCTCTGTAGAAGACGCGGCTCACTACGAAAGCCACATTCAAGGCAAAATGCCCCACGATTTCTCCGGTTACGATCGCGGCTCAGCCGCCATGAGCTAG
- a CDS encoding lipoate--protein ligase family protein yields the protein MDAPGAVQMAIDAWLLDQHQHQGHPPTLRFYTWNPAAISLGASQRRQMPDHWQSLVWQGQPVALVQRPTGGRGVLHQGDLTYGLVTSHIAGSRDQAYRFLCQFLIAGWAKLGVSLKFGQPSREYSRSHNCFALATSADLVDAQGIKVIGSAQLRRGSCLLQHGSMGLMTDAELWQQVFQTPARPANQAELAVRQGLTISKIIESLTQAAEDCFNCQLIAQPLTQQEWVEIYALAQKNGPECQSTGPSAVSFRS from the coding sequence ATGGATGCTCCTGGCGCAGTGCAGATGGCGATCGATGCCTGGCTGCTCGATCAGCATCAGCACCAGGGGCATCCGCCCACTCTGCGGTTCTACACCTGGAATCCGGCAGCGATTTCCCTAGGAGCGAGCCAGAGGCGACAAATGCCTGACCATTGGCAAAGTCTTGTCTGGCAAGGGCAGCCGGTAGCGCTGGTGCAGCGCCCGACCGGCGGACGCGGAGTGCTGCACCAAGGCGATTTGACCTATGGCTTAGTGACTTCTCACATTGCTGGAAGCCGCGACCAAGCCTATAGATTTCTCTGCCAGTTCTTAATCGCGGGCTGGGCAAAGCTGGGGGTATCCCTCAAGTTTGGGCAGCCCAGTAGAGAGTACAGTCGTTCACACAACTGCTTTGCCTTGGCCACTAGTGCCGATTTGGTCGATGCTCAAGGCATCAAGGTGATCGGCAGCGCCCAGCTGCGGCGCGGTTCCTGCCTACTTCAGCATGGCTCGATGGGACTGATGACCGATGCCGAGCTGTGGCAGCAGGTGTTTCAAACGCCAGCACGGCCAGCGAATCAGGCCGAGCTCGCCGTGCGACAGGGGTTGACCATCTCCAAAATTATTGAATCGCTCACCCAGGCGGCCGAGGATTGCTTTAATTGCCAGCTCATTGCCCAACCTCTAACCCAACAAGAGTGGGTAGAGATCTACGCCCTGGCACAAAAAAATGGCCCGGAGTGCCAGAGCACCGGGCCATCTGCCGTATCGTTTCGAAGCTAG
- the lipA gene encoding lipoyl synthase — protein sequence MTSITNSRQQLRAELERMPDWLRRPIGNASDISAVQRIVKERQIHTICEEGRCPNRGECYANRTATFLLMGSVCTRACSFCQVEKGHAPMTLDPHEPEKVAESVRLLGLRYVVLTAVARDDLPDHGASWFATVMHTIRQENPGTEIEVLTPDFWGGTSRDAGQTDRVQTVVAAKPACYNHNLETVRRLQDPVRRGAKYDRSLRVLSLVKAFDPSMPTKSGLMVGHGETEAELIEAMQDLREVGCDRITIGQYMRPSLDHRPVDRYWTPEEFTQLGEIAQELGFEHVRSGPLVRSSYHAGEAP from the coding sequence ATGACTTCTATAACCAATTCACGGCAGCAGCTTAGGGCTGAGCTAGAGCGCATGCCCGACTGGCTGCGTCGCCCTATCGGCAACGCCAGCGATATTTCGGCAGTGCAGCGCATTGTCAAAGAGCGGCAAATTCACACCATTTGCGAGGAGGGCCGCTGCCCCAACCGAGGCGAGTGCTACGCCAATCGCACCGCCACCTTTTTGCTGATGGGGTCGGTGTGCACCCGCGCCTGCTCGTTTTGCCAGGTGGAAAAGGGCCACGCGCCCATGACCCTCGACCCCCACGAACCTGAGAAAGTGGCGGAATCCGTGCGCCTGCTGGGCCTGCGCTATGTGGTGCTGACTGCGGTAGCGCGGGATGATTTACCCGACCACGGGGCTAGCTGGTTCGCCACCGTGATGCACACCATTCGCCAGGAGAATCCGGGGACTGAAATCGAAGTGTTGACGCCAGACTTTTGGGGCGGCACCTCACGGGATGCGGGGCAGACCGATCGCGTTCAGACCGTAGTGGCTGCCAAGCCCGCCTGCTACAATCACAATCTCGAAACTGTGCGGCGACTGCAAGACCCAGTGCGGCGCGGGGCTAAGTACGATCGCTCCCTCCGCGTTCTATCCCTAGTTAAAGCGTTCGACCCCAGCATGCCGACTAAGTCGGGACTGATGGTGGGCCACGGCGAAACCGAGGCAGAACTGATTGAGGCGATGCAAGATTTGCGCGAGGTGGGGTGCGATCGCATCACTATCGGCCAATACATGCGCCCCTCCCTCGATCATCGCCCGGTCGATCGCTACTGGACTCCTGAAGAGTTCACCCAGTTAGGAGAAATTGCCCAAGAACTCGGATTCGAGCACGTGCGCTCTGGACCGTTGGTGCGCAGCTCTTATCACGCTGGGGAAGCGCCTTGA
- the folB gene encoding dihydroneopterin aldolase — MDAIHLSNIRAYGYTGALPEENVLGQWFQADLTLYLNLAEATQSDRLADTHDYRTVINGTQQIIREAKFALIERLAGAIATLALDSDARLQRVMVKVTKLTPPIPDYTGQVAVEITRDRIQ; from the coding sequence ATGGATGCCATTCACTTAAGCAATATTCGCGCCTACGGCTACACGGGGGCGCTGCCCGAAGAGAACGTGCTGGGCCAGTGGTTTCAGGCCGACCTCACCCTGTATTTGAATTTGGCTGAGGCTACCCAGAGCGATCGCCTCGCCGACACCCACGACTACCGCACCGTGATCAACGGCACCCAGCAAATCATTCGCGAAGCAAAGTTTGCGCTAATTGAGCGGCTGGCGGGGGCGATCGCTACCCTAGCGCTCGACTCTGATGCGCGTCTGCAACGGGTCATGGTCAAAGTTACCAAGCTCACGCCGCCCATCCCTGACTACACCGGTCAGGTGGCGGTAGAAATCACCCGCGATAGAATCCAGTAA